The Thalassotalea psychrophila genome window below encodes:
- a CDS encoding SDR family oxidoreductase yields MSVFKNKVAVITGAGSGIGRAFAIALAQEGCSLALADLNMQGLEETSALLPTSAKTSLHQLDVSDLDDYKCFVEDVVRTHGQVDIVINNAGIVRLHTFEESQYSDFDISLKVNLWGVMYGCKEFLPHLKKKQDTWIVNISSGAGLVGIPNYTSYNASKFAVRGFTESLRAELADTNISVSCVHPGGVNTNIQNSGVHAAGAKQSAKKLQSAIGQMSAEQAVKVILSGMKKKKKRILVGRDIKTLDIIARLFPSAYDRIVSKFV; encoded by the coding sequence ATGTCTGTATTTAAAAATAAAGTTGCCGTTATTACCGGCGCAGGTTCGGGGATAGGTCGTGCCTTCGCTATTGCTTTAGCGCAAGAAGGTTGTTCGTTAGCGTTAGCGGACTTAAATATGCAAGGGTTAGAAGAGACCTCAGCATTATTGCCAACTTCAGCAAAAACAAGTTTACATCAACTAGATGTCAGTGACTTAGATGATTATAAGTGTTTTGTTGAAGATGTGGTTAGAACTCACGGCCAGGTTGATATTGTTATCAACAATGCCGGTATCGTACGTTTACACACATTCGAAGAAAGCCAATATAGCGATTTTGATATCTCATTGAAGGTTAACTTGTGGGGTGTAATGTATGGTTGTAAAGAATTTTTACCGCACTTAAAGAAAAAGCAAGACACCTGGATTGTTAATATTTCAAGTGGTGCAGGCTTAGTTGGCATTCCAAATTATACCTCTTATAACGCTAGTAAATTTGCGGTTCGAGGCTTTACCGAGTCGCTACGAGCAGAATTAGCCGATACCAATATTTCGGTAAGTTGCGTGCATCCAGGCGGGGTAAATACCAATATACAAAATTCAGGTGTTCATGCGGCAGGGGCCAAGCAAAGTGCGAAAAAATTGCAATCCGCCATAGGCCAGATGTCCGCAGAACAAGCTGTGAAAGTTATTTTGTCGGGTATGAAGAAAAAGAAAAAACGTATTTTAGTCGGTCGAGATATTAAAACTCTGGATATTATTGCCCGTCTTTTCCCGTCAGCATACGACCGCATTGTGTCGAAATTTGTTTAG
- a CDS encoding nuclear transport factor 2 family protein: MSTLENRIKHLEDLEAIRHLKHYYYCHCVDRAVDGDSEAINETISRFTDNIVADFTGMPLTEGKEAVGAFYAQGVPGFLSWCQHRVSNEVINIDGDRATASWYIDCPATFKAGNPVGIEGSGYIAGQYKEQYVKENGIWKWARITALLDVQSSFEQNWQSAKQITTNR, translated from the coding sequence ATGTCTACATTAGAAAATCGAATTAAACATTTAGAAGATTTAGAAGCCATTCGTCACCTTAAACATTATTACTATTGTCATTGTGTTGACCGCGCAGTAGACGGTGATAGTGAGGCGATCAATGAAACCATTAGCCGTTTTACCGACAATATTGTTGCTGATTTTACTGGGATGCCATTAACGGAAGGTAAAGAAGCGGTAGGCGCATTTTACGCACAAGGGGTACCGGGCTTTTTAAGCTGGTGTCAACATCGTGTTTCGAATGAAGTCATCAACATTGATGGCGATCGTGCCACTGCAAGTTGGTATATCGATTGTCCTGCCACGTTCAAAGCAGGTAACCCTGTCGGTATCGAAGGTTCAGGTTATATTGCTGGCCAATACAAAGAACAGTACGTGAAAGAGAATGGCATCTGGAAGTGGGCTCGAATCACCGCCCTACTCGATGTGCAATCATCATTTGAGCAGAATTGGCAAAGTGCAAAACAAATTACCACTAATAGATAA